TTTTCCATATATTGATGACATCCTGGTCTATTCGAAAAATGAATCCTGTCATAGAGAACACCTTCGCATTCTTTTCAAACGTCTTCAAGACTACGGAGTTGTCATTAACTCTTCTAAGTGTGTCATAGGCGCGAAAGAAGTACAATTTCTAGGCTACCACATTAGCTCTAACGGCACTCGTCCACCGAAGGAACGTATTCAAGCTCTTCTAGATTTTAAGCCCCCTGAAACAGTTCAAGGTATGCGCAGATTTCTGGGCATGATAAATTACTATCGGCGATTTATACCCCAAGCTGCAAAATTTCAAGCTCCACTAATTGATACTTTGACATCCACAAACAGTAAAGGCTCCAAGCCATACCCCTGGACTCCAGAGCTGCTGCAAAATTTCAATGAATGTAAGAAAAGTTTGTCGGAAGCTACCTTGCTGCATCATCCTTCTTCTGAAGCTCCGCTTGGTTTATACACCGACGCATCAAGCATTCATATCGGATCGTGCCTTCAGCAATTTGTAAACAGTCAATGGGTACCACTCgcattttttagtaaaaaattgaCCCCTCGTCAGTCTCAGTGGCCTGCATATTATCGGGAATTGTTAGCAGTATACGAAAGCGTACAACATTTTCGGTACATACTTGAGGTGCAACATGTAACAATTTACACCGATCACAAGCCACTATACGCTTTTATACAACGACGTGAAAAGCTTCCACCAGCGCAACTTAACCAGCTTACCTTTATCAGTCAATTTACGACTGACATTAAGTACATCAAAGGGGACGAAAATATCGTGGCTGATGCTATGTCCCGTGTTGAAGCGATTGCCTTGGAGCAAGAATATGAAGAACTTGCTAAGGCCCAGGACACAGATGACGAAGTGGATAAGCTCATGGCAAATTCCAGCCTTAAAATAGCGAGAGTCAACATATCCGGCACTTCCTTGCTCTGCGATATCTCGACTGGAAAAACTCGTCCATATGTTCCTCTTAAAATGCGTCGTcagatttttaacaaattacatCAGTTAAGCCATCCAGGTATTCGAGCCACTGTTCGTCTCATAACCGATCGCTTTGTTTGGCCATCTATAAACAAAGACTGTAGAGAGTGGGCCCGCACATGTGACGCATGTCAACGTAGTAAAATAACTAGACATAACTCTGCACCCCTTGCTAACTTTGAAACTCCTTCTGGCCGTTTCCAACACGTTCATATTGACATAATTGGACCCTTGCCGCCTTGTAAAGGTTATCGCTATTGTTTGACAGCAATTGACAGAGCCAGTAGATGGCCCGAGGTATGGCCCATGCAAGGCATAACGGCCGAAGAAGTAGCAGAAACATTAGTTAGAGAATGGATTTCCCGTTTTGGTGTTCCAGCTACCATCACCACAGATCAGGGTACTCAATTTGAATCGGACCTGTTTCGCAGATTGCTCCAAACTTTTGCAACAAAACGAATAAGAACTACGTCATACCACCCTCAAGCAAATGGAATCATCGAACGAGTGCACAGGCAATTAAAAGCATCCATTATGTGCCACAACGGCGAATGGCTTAGCGCTCTGCCATTAGTTCTCTTAGGAATGAGAACAGTATTTAAGGAGGATCTTAAAGCCTCAGTTGCCGAAATGCTCTACGGTGAAACTTTACGTGTACCTGGGGAGATATTAGTACCAAATCCATGTTCAGTTAATTTCGAAGACCCAACTGACTTCGTCGTTAAACTGCGTCGCCATATGTCAAAAATTAGACCCATCCCTGCATCTCGACATACTACTCCAGCTGCCTTCGTGTTTAAACAGTTAAATTCCTCTTCACACGTCTATCTGAGAGAGGACGCGGTCCGTCGTGCGTTGCAACCCCCCTATAACGGGCCATATTTAGTAATAGAACGATCAAACGACGGCAAATCCCTAACACTCgatataaaaggtaaaaaagTTACAGTAAGTGTGGACAGAGTCAAACCAGCTTTCATTGAGTCTCAATCCACATCTCCCGCCGAATTGCCACCTACAGCTCCCTTCAAACCTGTCGCAAACGTACCTAAACCTAAGCCACTTACCGCAGAAAAATCTAAACCAGCCTACACCACAAGGTCAGGCAGGACAGTTAGGTTTAAAGTATTCAAAGACTAAATTGTCTTTCTCCGTGGGGGGTTGGTGTGGCGACGTAATTCATTCGCCCACGTTCACTCATGACGTTTCCGAACGCGATCTGTCAAATAGACTTTGACAGCTGGGTTCGGGGCAGAGAGATTTTCCCGCGCGATCATAAGAAGACGCGCCAGAAAAGCAGACATGACGCTAGGTCCTTATAGCGATGTACAGATAGTTATTAAGATAGAATAAGTCTCCTTGTACGCTATCTATTCATATTATACCGTTTAATCACAACCGAGTTGTTTGGATTCCTGATCCTGCGCAAGCATTGCGGTCTAACGCTGC
The nucleotide sequence above comes from Anticarsia gemmatalis isolate Benzon Research Colony breed Stoneville strain chromosome W, ilAntGemm2 primary, whole genome shotgun sequence. Encoded proteins:
- the LOC142985941 gene encoding uncharacterized protein LOC142985941, coding for MAEALEDKVIKMLSEKPVLEQEIESLSSKKSENCKVSIRLPPFWPDKPAVWFAQVEAQFEIAGIVADRTKYNYVVGQIDHKLAGLRRDFVWQFVVADVQRAIIGADFLAHYHLLPDCRNKKLIDNTTKLSSAAICTSVDQPSVKSIVVNDSNFAAVLAEFPDITRPPGLPREVKHDTVHFINTSEGPPVSCRPRRLAPHKLVSAKKEFEDMVRCGTARPSKSAWSSPLHMTLKKDNTWRPCGDYRALNARTIPDKYPVRHINDFAHNLTGATVFSTPDLVKAYHQIPVHENDISKTAIVTPFGLFEFPFMTFGLRNAGQTFQRFIDEVTRGLDFCFPYIDDILVYSKNESCHREHLRILFKRLQDYGVVINSSKCVIGAKEVQFLGYHISSNGTRPPKERIQALLDFKPPETVQGDENIVADAMSRVEAIALEQEYEELAKAQDTDDEVDKLMANSSLKIARVNISGTSLLCDISTGKTRPYVPLKMRPIDRASRWPEVWPMQGITAEEVAETLVREWISRFGVPATITTDQGTQFESDLFRRLLQTFATKRIRTTSYHPQANGIIERVHRQLKASIMCHNGEWLSALPLVLLGMRTVFKEDLKASVAEMLYGETLRVPGEILVPNPCSVNFEDPTDFVVKLRRHMSKIRPIPASRHTTPAAFVFKQLNSSSHVYLREDAVRRALQPPYNGPYLVIERSNDGKSLTLDIKGKKVTVSVDRVKPAFIESQSTSPAELPPTAPFKPVANVPKPKPLTAEKSKPAYTTRSGRTVRFKVFKD